One stretch of Aquimarina sp. Aq107 DNA includes these proteins:
- the acs gene encoding acetate--CoA ligase, which translates to MSNYHIKHLEEYFQVYRKSVRNPELFWSEIAEEHFLWRKKWDKVLEWDFAKPEVKWFQGAKLNITENCIDRHLYVRGDKTAILFEPNNPKDPAEHITYNQLHERVCKFANVLKSKGIQKGDRVCIYLPMIPELAISVLACARIGAIHSVVFAGFSATALSTRINDCDAKMVITSDGSYRGAKTIDLKSIVDDALEDCPGIKSVLVVKRIESDIQMKPDRDEWLQPLLDSADTECIPEVMDAEDPLFILYTSGSTGKPKGMMHTTAGYMVYTAYSFKNVFQYKEDDIYWCTADIGWITGHSYIVYGPLANGATTVMFEGVPSYPDFGRFWDIVQKHKITQFYTAPTAIRALAKENLDYVTEYDLSSLKVLGTVGEPINEEAWHWYNDHVGEKKCPIVDTWWQTETGGILISPIPFATPTKPTYATLPMPGVQPVLMDENGNEIEGNQVEGRLCVKFPWPSMARTIWGNHKRYKDTYFSAFNNKYFTGDGAFRDEVGYYRITGRVDDVIIVSGHNLGTAPIEDAINEHPAVAESAIVGFPHDIKGNALYGFVILKEVGESRDRDNLSKEVNQQITERIGPIAKLDKIQFVSGLPKTRSGKIMRRILRKIASKDTSNLGDTSTLLNPEVVQEIMDNVL; encoded by the coding sequence CCAGAACTTTTTTGGAGTGAGATAGCAGAAGAACATTTTTTATGGAGAAAAAAGTGGGATAAGGTACTGGAATGGGATTTTGCTAAACCTGAAGTAAAGTGGTTCCAAGGTGCAAAATTGAACATTACAGAAAACTGTATAGATAGGCATTTGTATGTTCGAGGAGATAAAACGGCCATTTTATTCGAGCCTAATAACCCTAAAGATCCGGCAGAACATATTACATATAATCAGTTACACGAACGTGTGTGTAAATTTGCGAATGTTCTTAAAAGTAAGGGGATTCAAAAAGGAGATAGAGTTTGTATTTATCTTCCAATGATCCCAGAATTAGCAATTTCAGTTTTAGCTTGTGCAAGAATAGGTGCTATTCATTCGGTAGTATTTGCGGGGTTTTCTGCCACAGCATTGTCAACTAGGATTAATGACTGCGATGCTAAAATGGTTATTACCTCAGATGGTTCCTATAGAGGAGCAAAAACAATTGATCTAAAAAGTATTGTAGATGATGCATTAGAAGATTGTCCTGGGATTAAATCAGTTCTGGTGGTAAAAAGAATAGAGTCTGATATACAGATGAAGCCTGATCGGGATGAATGGTTACAGCCTTTACTAGATAGTGCAGATACCGAATGTATTCCTGAGGTCATGGATGCAGAGGATCCTCTATTTATATTATATACCTCTGGTTCTACAGGAAAACCCAAAGGTATGATGCATACTACTGCGGGTTATATGGTCTATACTGCATATAGTTTTAAAAATGTTTTTCAGTACAAGGAAGATGATATTTATTGGTGTACAGCTGATATAGGATGGATTACAGGGCATTCATATATTGTATATGGTCCATTAGCAAATGGAGCGACAACAGTAATGTTTGAAGGAGTACCATCCTATCCTGATTTTGGAAGATTTTGGGATATAGTTCAAAAGCATAAGATTACTCAATTTTATACTGCCCCAACGGCTATAAGGGCTTTGGCGAAGGAAAATTTAGATTATGTTACTGAGTATGATTTATCAAGTCTAAAGGTGTTAGGTACGGTTGGAGAACCAATAAATGAAGAAGCTTGGCATTGGTATAATGATCATGTAGGTGAAAAGAAATGTCCAATAGTAGATACTTGGTGGCAAACTGAAACAGGAGGAATCTTAATTTCACCTATTCCGTTTGCAACACCAACAAAGCCAACATATGCAACGCTTCCAATGCCTGGTGTGCAACCAGTACTTATGGATGAAAATGGAAATGAAATTGAAGGAAATCAGGTAGAAGGAAGATTGTGTGTTAAGTTTCCTTGGCCTTCCATGGCAAGAACTATTTGGGGTAACCATAAGAGATATAAGGATACTTATTTTTCTGCATTTAATAATAAATATTTTACGGGAGATGGAGCTTTCAGAGATGAGGTTGGGTATTATAGGATAACCGGTAGAGTAGATGATGTGATTATTGTATCCGGTCATAATTTGGGAACTGCACCAATAGAAGATGCAATTAATGAACATCCTGCGGTAGCAGAATCGGCCATTGTCGGCTTTCCACACGATATTAAAGGAAATGCTTTGTACGGTTTTGTAATTCTTAAAGAAGTTGGAGAATCTAGAGATCGTGATAATTTGAGCAAAGAGGTGAATCAACAAATCACTGAACGTATAGGGCCGATTGCTAAATTAGATAAAATTCAATTCGTATCCGGATTACCTAAAACCAGAAGTGGGAAGATTATGAGGCGTATTTTGAGAAAAATAGCTTCTAAGGACACATCAAATCTTGGAGATACTAGTACATTATTAAATCCAGAAGTGGTTCAAGAGATAATGGATAATGTATTGTAG
- a CDS encoding M42 family metallopeptidase — protein MAKKSILNKKSLTFLEKYLNNAAPTGYEWEGQKIWMDYLKPYVDDFITDTYGTAVAVINPKAKYKVVIEGHADEISWYVNYITDNGLIYVIRNGGSDHQIATSKRVNIHTKKGIIQGVFGWPAIHTRNKAKEEAPKLSNICIDVGCNTKEEVLALGVHVGCVITYPDEFFILNNDKFVCRALDNRMGGFMIAEVARLLKENKDKLDFGLYITNSVQEEIGLRGAEMITHTIQPDVAIVTDVCHDTTTPMIERKTEGETKIGDGPVISYAPAVQNRLRELLIDTAEKKKIPFQRMASSRSTGTDTDAFAYSNGGVASALISLPLRYMHTTVEMVHRDDVENVIRLIYESLLSIKSGETFSYFEKPKPRTRAKSKK, from the coding sequence ATGGCTAAAAAAAGTATACTAAATAAAAAGTCTTTGACTTTTCTGGAGAAGTATTTGAACAATGCGGCGCCTACAGGTTATGAATGGGAAGGGCAAAAAATCTGGATGGATTATTTAAAACCTTATGTAGATGATTTTATTACTGATACATATGGAACTGCTGTTGCTGTCATTAATCCTAAAGCTAAATACAAAGTAGTAATTGAAGGGCACGCTGATGAAATTTCATGGTATGTAAACTATATTACAGACAATGGTTTAATTTATGTTATTAGAAATGGTGGTAGTGATCACCAAATAGCAACATCAAAACGCGTAAACATTCATACAAAAAAAGGAATTATACAAGGCGTATTTGGTTGGCCAGCAATCCACACAAGAAATAAAGCTAAAGAAGAAGCTCCTAAATTAAGTAACATATGTATTGATGTAGGATGCAATACCAAAGAAGAAGTATTAGCTCTTGGAGTTCATGTTGGTTGTGTAATAACATATCCTGACGAGTTTTTTATTCTTAATAATGATAAGTTTGTTTGTCGTGCTTTGGATAACAGAATGGGTGGTTTTATGATCGCCGAAGTTGCTCGTTTACTAAAAGAAAACAAGGATAAACTTGATTTTGGTCTTTATATTACTAATTCTGTACAAGAAGAAATTGGTCTTAGAGGTGCCGAAATGATCACACATACGATACAACCCGATGTAGCTATTGTAACGGATGTTTGTCATGATACAACCACTCCTATGATAGAAAGAAAAACTGAAGGTGAAACCAAAATTGGTGATGGCCCTGTAATTTCTTATGCTCCTGCTGTACAAAATAGACTTAGAGAATTGTTGATTGATACTGCAGAAAAAAAGAAAATACCTTTTCAGCGCATGGCATCGAGTAGATCGACAGGAACGGACACTGATGCATTTGCATATAGTAATGGCGGTGTTGCATCGGCATTAATCTCTTTACCTCTTCGCTATATGCACACTACTGTGGAAATGGTTCATAGAGATGATGTAGAAAATGTTATACGCCTTATTTACGAAAGTTTGCTTTCTATAAAATCGGGAGAAACTTTTAGTTATTTTGAAAAACCTAAGCCTAGAACAAGAGCTAAATCAAAAAAATAA
- a CDS encoding DUF4294 domain-containing protein, with the protein MQRKIMYILMILFPLTVLCQKEIDSIKTDSTGYVQYYIIEGDTIPHDAIDLDEVVILGKLKFKDRLARRKYLILRRKTRKVYPYAKLASDRLTTLNERLKNIKSKSARKKYVKILQKYMEEEFTAELKKMTRTEGQILVKLIHRQTGQTMFDLVKEYRSGWKAFWYNSTAKLFSISLKEEYDPINVEEDYWIEDILQRSFQSNILEEQKTALDFSFYDLRNKWNDTIKTTSTKN; encoded by the coding sequence ATGCAGAGAAAAATAATGTACATATTAATGATATTATTTCCATTAACGGTTTTGTGCCAAAAGGAAATAGATTCAATAAAAACCGATTCTACGGGGTATGTGCAATACTATATTATAGAAGGAGATACAATTCCGCACGATGCTATTGATCTTGATGAAGTAGTTATATTAGGTAAGTTAAAATTTAAAGATAGACTGGCAAGAAGAAAGTATCTTATATTAAGACGTAAAACAAGAAAAGTATATCCATATGCAAAATTGGCATCAGATAGACTTACTACGTTAAATGAAAGGTTAAAAAACATTAAATCTAAAAGTGCTCGTAAAAAATATGTAAAAATACTTCAGAAATATATGGAAGAAGAATTTACAGCAGAGTTAAAAAAGATGACTCGTACGGAAGGGCAGATTTTAGTAAAGTTAATACACAGGCAAACTGGTCAGACAATGTTTGATTTGGTAAAGGAATATAGGAGTGGTTGGAAAGCATTCTGGTATAATAGTACCGCTAAACTTTTTAGTATTTCCTTAAAAGAAGAATATGATCCTATTAATGTAGAAGAAGATTATTGGATTGAAGATATTCTTCAAAGAAGTTTCCAGTCTAATATATTGGAAGAACAAAAAACGGCATTGGATTTTAGTTTTTATGATCTTAGAAATAAATGGAACGATACAATTAAAACTACCTCCACAAAGAATTAG